From the Phyllobacterium zundukense genome, one window contains:
- a CDS encoding transglutaminase-like domain-containing protein has protein sequence MKIRAGFTLGYECPQPTPMLLVLSIHPSRRGDLLTDQVLTFDRPITARNYTDAFGNACTRIVAPAGVSTISTDFEIYDSGQPDIVAEDAIQHGINDLPDDALVFLLGSRYCETDRLGDFAWSQFASTPPGWSRVQAICDFVHNHITFDYQNADALRTAHGGYVDKTGVCRDFAHLAITLCRCMNIPARYCTGYLGDIGVPPDPVPMDFSAWFEVYLSGRWLTFDPRHNTPRIGRILIATGRDATDVALSTSFGPSLLARFEVVTEEVLTT, from the coding sequence ATGAAAATCCGTGCCGGTTTCACATTGGGCTACGAATGCCCGCAACCTACCCCTATGCTGCTCGTCCTCAGCATTCATCCGTCGCGACGCGGCGATCTCTTGACCGATCAGGTCTTGACCTTCGATCGACCGATTACGGCACGGAACTACACCGACGCCTTCGGCAACGCATGCACCCGGATTGTGGCTCCCGCCGGCGTGAGCACGATATCGACCGACTTCGAGATCTACGACAGCGGTCAGCCCGATATTGTCGCCGAAGATGCCATTCAGCATGGCATCAATGATTTGCCGGACGACGCGCTGGTGTTCCTACTCGGCAGCCGTTATTGCGAGACCGATCGTCTCGGTGATTTTGCTTGGTCCCAATTCGCTTCGACGCCGCCCGGATGGAGCCGAGTTCAGGCGATTTGTGACTTCGTGCACAACCATATTACCTTCGACTATCAAAACGCCGATGCGCTGAGGACTGCGCATGGCGGATACGTGGACAAAACTGGTGTCTGCCGTGATTTCGCTCATCTCGCTATCACGCTTTGCCGCTGCATGAACATTCCCGCCCGTTACTGCACGGGTTATCTCGGCGACATTGGAGTTCCGCCCGACCCTGTTCCGATGGATTTCAGCGCCTGGTTCGAGGTCTATCTGAGCGGCCGCTGGTTGACGTTCGATCCCCGCCACAACACGCCGAGAATCGGGCGAATTCTCATCGCCACCGGTCGCGATGCCACTGACGTGGCGCTTTCGACCAGCTTCGGTCCGTCACTGTTAGCGCGCTTCGAAGTTGTCACCGAGGAAGTGCTGACAACCTAG
- a CDS encoding CBS domain-containing protein, translating into MKVSEAMHRGVNWVAPDASLAQIAKIMKNDDVGAVPVGENDRLIGMVTDRDIALRALAGDRDTASLTARDVLTKGVVYCRTDETVENAVRLMESKQIRRLPVIDDNKRMVGMLSVGDISHHSGRELMGELMAAVTASHP; encoded by the coding sequence ATGAAAGTTTCTGAAGCAATGCATAGGGGGGTGAATTGGGTCGCGCCTGATGCCTCGCTGGCACAAATCGCGAAAATTATGAAAAACGATGACGTCGGTGCTGTCCCGGTCGGTGAGAATGACCGCCTCATCGGCATGGTCACAGATCGAGATATTGCGCTCCGGGCTCTCGCCGGCGACAGGGATACGGCTTCTTTGACAGCGCGAGATGTCTTGACCAAAGGGGTCGTTTATTGCCGGACCGACGAGACGGTTGAAAATGCCGTACGGTTGATGGAATCAAAGCAGATCAGGCGCCTGCCGGTTATCGACGATAACAAACGGATGGTCGGAATGCTCTCTGTCGGCGATATCTCGCATCACAGCGGACGCGAACTAATGGGAGAATTGATGGCGGCTGTCACTGCGTCTCATCCATAA
- a CDS encoding GntR family transcriptional regulator, whose amino-acid sequence MSENVGRWLRDEIENAILSNEFAPGERLDETVLANRFGVSRTPVREALMQLDAIGLIEIRPRRGAVVIDPGPHRIYEMFEVMAELEGLAGSLAARRLDEEAREAISAAHRRCELSAGAGNSDAYYYDNEEFHKAIYAASRSDFLGEQCKQLHRRLRPYRRLQLRVRNRLLTSFSEHCAIVDAIFVGDGEEARRLLRGHVGIQGERFSDLVASMVPR is encoded by the coding sequence ATGTCTGAGAATGTCGGCCGATGGCTTCGGGATGAGATTGAAAATGCCATTCTTTCCAACGAGTTCGCCCCTGGTGAACGCCTGGACGAAACGGTGCTTGCCAATCGGTTCGGAGTCTCGCGAACGCCAGTGCGCGAGGCGCTGATGCAGCTTGACGCCATTGGTCTTATAGAAATCCGTCCGCGCCGAGGTGCTGTCGTTATCGATCCGGGGCCGCACCGCATCTATGAGATGTTTGAGGTCATGGCGGAACTCGAGGGCCTGGCCGGGTCACTCGCCGCCCGACGGCTGGACGAGGAGGCCCGAGAAGCTATTTCGGCCGCCCACAGGCGCTGTGAGTTATCAGCAGGTGCCGGTAACAGCGACGCCTATTATTACGACAACGAGGAATTCCACAAGGCAATCTACGCGGCGAGCCGAAGCGACTTCCTTGGGGAGCAATGTAAGCAATTGCACCGGCGCCTGCGGCCTTATCGCCGCCTCCAGTTGCGTGTACGCAACCGCCTGTTGACGTCCTTCTCAGAACATTGCGCCATCGTCGATGCGATCTTTGTTGGAGACGGAGAGGAAGCCCGCCGACTGCTGCGGGGGCATGTCGGCATTCAGGGCGAGAGGTTCAGCGATCTGGTCGCAAGCATGGTACCCAGGTGA
- a CDS encoding malonyl-CoA decarboxylase — protein MSEASFFTDMLQSITDRGRQLLFSGSRTTQVAAEVDLQTLCEMLLSSRGEASSMALAAEILERWGALESEDAQKFFHMLHEKFGPEMSKLDQSIENYRAEKNSAAIIALHQAAEPRRQELLRRLNHAPNGTAKLVRMRQQLLASKEQSTENHALDADFAHLFGSWFNRGFLTLRPIDWSTPAHILEKIIKYEAVHEIAGWEELRRRLAPADRRCFAFFHPRLADEPLVFVEVALTRSVPRAIGDVLDEGREQINADQATTAVFYSISNCQDGLRGISFGNFLIKQVVEDLRRDLPGLKNFVTLSPVPGFGRWLAKARASATDPLLSEADRETLMLLDDPTWPDKESTAVEVERVLLPLAARYFLIERTLEGRPVDPVARFHLGNGARLERLNFLGDCSTKAMQQAHCLMVNYLYKLDDIVANHEALAQRGEVIASPAVKSLLNQNDESRRGGNGQKGARPFAQIMNSTLGGGRK, from the coding sequence ATGTCTGAGGCTTCTTTCTTCACCGATATGCTGCAGAGCATCACGGATCGCGGACGACAGCTTCTGTTTTCCGGCTCGCGCACCACGCAGGTCGCAGCCGAAGTCGATCTGCAAACGCTCTGTGAAATGCTGCTGTCGAGCAGGGGTGAAGCCTCAAGCATGGCCCTGGCTGCCGAAATACTCGAGCGCTGGGGCGCGCTCGAGAGCGAGGACGCGCAGAAGTTCTTCCATATGCTTCATGAAAAGTTCGGGCCCGAAATGTCCAAGCTCGACCAGTCGATTGAAAATTACCGCGCCGAAAAGAACTCAGCCGCGATCATTGCACTCCACCAGGCGGCCGAACCGCGGCGACAAGAGCTCCTGCGCCGATTGAATCACGCGCCGAACGGCACCGCCAAGCTCGTCCGGATGCGTCAGCAGCTTCTTGCTTCCAAAGAACAATCCACAGAAAATCACGCGCTTGACGCCGACTTCGCACATCTGTTCGGCTCCTGGTTCAATCGTGGCTTTCTTACGCTCCGACCGATCGACTGGTCGACGCCGGCTCACATCCTTGAAAAGATCATTAAATACGAAGCCGTGCACGAAATAGCCGGCTGGGAGGAGTTGCGCCGTCGTTTGGCGCCGGCCGACCGTCGCTGCTTTGCCTTCTTTCACCCCCGACTGGCCGACGAACCCCTGGTTTTCGTCGAAGTGGCGCTCACCCGGTCCGTCCCGCGCGCCATCGGAGACGTGCTCGATGAGGGCAGGGAGCAGATCAATGCCGACCAGGCGACGACGGCCGTCTTCTATTCGATCTCCAACTGCCAGGATGGCTTGCGCGGAATCTCATTTGGCAACTTCTTGATCAAGCAGGTCGTGGAAGACCTGCGCAGGGATTTACCCGGCCTGAAGAATTTCGTCACGCTTTCGCCCGTTCCGGGCTTTGGCCGTTGGCTTGCCAAGGCGCGCGCCTCAGCCACCGATCCACTGCTGTCGGAAGCGGACCGCGAAACCCTGATGTTGCTGGATGACCCGACCTGGCCCGACAAAGAGAGCACGGCGGTCGAGGTTGAGCGCGTCTTGCTGCCGCTCGCGGCGCGCTATTTCCTCATAGAGCGGACGCTGGAGGGCCGCCCGGTCGACCCGGTCGCGCGGTTCCATCTTGGGAACGGCGCTCGACTGGAAAGACTGAATTTTCTTGGCGACTGCTCGACCAAGGCGATGCAGCAGGCACACTGTCTGATGGTTAACTACCTCTACAAGCTCGACGACATCGTCGCGAACCACGAGGCGCTGGCGCAGCGCGGCGAAGTGATTGCCTCGCCGGCCGTCAAAAGCTTGCTCAACCAGAACGACGAAAGCCGCCGCGGCGGCAATGGCCAAAAAGGCGCCCGGCCATTCGCACAAATAATGAACTCAACGCTTGGAGGAGGGCGAAAGTGA
- a CDS encoding SLC13 family permease, producing MSIEILSILLLIGMFVIATIQPINMGALAFGGTFVLGSLIIGMKAGDIFAGFPSDLFLTLVAVTYLFAIAQINGTIDWLVECAVRLVRGHVGWIPWVMFLVAAIITGFGALGPAAVAILAPVALSFAVQYRIHPAMMGLMVIHGAQAGGFSPISVYGGITNQIVAKAGLPFAPTSLFLSSFFFNLAIAVLVFFVFGGAKVMKQKTASFGPLPELHPEGVSASIRGHGGTPAKPIREHAYGTAADTATTLRLTNERIFTLIGLTALGIGALVFKFNVGLVAITVAVVLALLSPKTQKAAIDKVSWSTVLLIAGIITYVGVMEKAGTVDYVASGISSLGMPLLVALLLCFTGAIVSAFASSTALLGAIIPLAVPFLLQGHISAIGVVAAIAISTTIVDTSPFSTNGALVVANAPDDKREQVLRQLLIYSALIAIIGPVVAWAVFVVPGLV from the coding sequence ATGAGCATCGAAATACTATCCATACTGCTGTTGATCGGTATGTTCGTTATTGCGACGATCCAGCCGATCAACATGGGCGCGCTGGCATTCGGCGGCACATTCGTGCTTGGCTCGCTGATCATCGGGATGAAAGCCGGCGACATTTTCGCCGGCTTTCCGAGCGATCTTTTTCTGACGCTGGTCGCCGTCACCTATCTCTTCGCCATTGCGCAGATCAACGGCACCATCGACTGGCTGGTCGAATGCGCGGTGCGGCTTGTGCGGGGACATGTCGGCTGGATTCCTTGGGTGATGTTCCTCGTCGCTGCCATCATCACCGGATTCGGCGCACTGGGGCCGGCGGCCGTCGCCATCCTTGCGCCGGTCGCTCTCAGCTTTGCCGTGCAATACCGCATCCACCCGGCGATGATGGGCCTGATGGTGATCCATGGCGCGCAGGCCGGTGGCTTTTCCCCGATCAGCGTCTATGGCGGCATTACCAATCAGATCGTTGCAAAGGCGGGTTTACCTTTCGCCCCGACATCGCTGTTTCTCTCCAGCTTCTTCTTCAACCTGGCGATCGCCGTGCTGGTCTTCTTCGTCTTCGGCGGTGCGAAGGTGATGAAGCAAAAAACCGCATCATTCGGCCCCTTGCCCGAACTGCATCCCGAGGGCGTGTCGGCGTCGATCAGAGGCCATGGCGGCACGCCTGCCAAACCAATCAGGGAGCATGCTTACGGCACGGCGGCTGACACCGCTACGACATTGCGCCTAACCAATGAGAGAATTTTTACCTTGATCGGCTTGACGGCGCTCGGCATCGGCGCCCTGGTTTTCAAGTTCAACGTCGGTCTGGTCGCAATCACGGTTGCCGTCGTGCTGGCACTCCTGTCGCCGAAGACCCAGAAGGCGGCGATCGACAAGGTGAGCTGGTCGACCGTGCTGCTGATCGCAGGCATCATCACCTATGTCGGCGTCATGGAGAAAGCCGGTACGGTGGACTATGTGGCTAGCGGCATATCCAGTCTCGGCATGCCGCTCCTGGTGGCGCTCCTGCTTTGCTTCACAGGGGCCATCGTCTCGGCCTTTGCATCCTCCACCGCGCTGCTCGGCGCCATTATTCCGCTCGCCGTTCCGTTCCTCCTGCAAGGGCACATCAGCGCCATCGGTGTGGTAGCGGCGATCGCGATCTCGACGACGATCGTCGACACCAGCCCGTTTTCCACCAACGGCGCCCTCGTCGTCGCCAATGCGCCGGATGACAAGCGCGAGCAGGTGCTGCGACAGCTGCTGATCTACAGCGCATTGATCGCGATCATCGGTCCAGTGGTTGCCTGGGCCGTGTTCGTCGTGCCTGGGCTGGTCTGA
- a CDS encoding response regulator, translating into MEDNLLSGRRVLVIEDEMLILMMIEDMLADLGCESVTSAATIDQAIALIDAQVFDAAMLDMNLNGKNSRAVADALAAHGVPFVFSTGNSVHDVWDGYTGHAVLRKPFSNDDLVDMLTRLLSSNGVAIPGIS; encoded by the coding sequence GTGGAGGATAACTTGCTTTCCGGCCGCCGCGTCCTCGTGATTGAGGATGAAATGCTGATCCTTATGATGATTGAAGACATGCTGGCCGACCTCGGATGCGAGTCCGTGACCTCGGCCGCCACCATCGATCAGGCCATTGCCCTGATCGATGCGCAAGTGTTCGACGCTGCCATGTTGGATATGAATCTCAATGGCAAGAACAGCCGAGCTGTAGCCGACGCGCTCGCCGCGCATGGTGTTCCGTTTGTCTTTTCCACCGGCAACAGCGTCCACGATGTTTGGGACGGCTACACCGGCCATGCTGTTCTTAGAAAACCGTTCAGCAACGACGATCTGGTCGATATGCTTACACGTCTTCTCTCTTCGAATGGCGTTGCCATTCCGGGTATTTCCTGA
- a CDS encoding VOC family protein: MAIDFNHTILLARNSEASAKFLAEMLGLPAPRHWGPFQMVTTENGANLDYMDTDGEITPQHYAFLVSEAEFDEIFSRIRERNLPYWADPSRTQAGEINHHDGGSGVYFEDPNGHLIEIITRQYGSGGWNP; this comes from the coding sequence ATGGCTATCGATTTCAACCACACAATACTGTTGGCCCGCAACAGCGAGGCATCGGCAAAATTCTTGGCGGAAATGCTTGGCCTTCCAGCCCCGAGGCACTGGGGACCTTTCCAGATGGTCACGACCGAAAACGGTGCCAACCTCGACTACATGGATACCGACGGCGAAATCACGCCGCAGCATTATGCGTTCCTGGTCAGCGAAGCCGAGTTCGACGAGATCTTCAGTAGGATTCGTGAACGGAATCTCCCGTACTGGGCTGACCCTAGCCGGACGCAGGCGGGCGAGATCAATCACCACGATGGAGGCAGCGGCGTTTATTTCGAGGACCCGAACGGTCATCTTATCGAGATCATTACCCGTCAATACGGCAGCGGCGGATGGAACCCGTGA
- a CDS encoding LysR family transcriptional regulator: MDTKRLDLNLLVTLETLLVEQNVTKAAARLNLSQPAVSAQLNRLRHEFDDPLLIPAQRGMTPTAKAMELLDPLRQALDQVRATVVSHRNFDPAEAKLTVSIACTDYLQAVVVKPLVVELRMRAPGVRVALRNLDVPQLDAQMARGDVDLALMTPQAASPSLRTRHLFNERYVLIGRRKHPRLREGITVEEFAEMDQVIVSLDGGGFVTPVDSALADLGHRRNAVLSAASFLFVPEIVSYSDFVALVPERLVRDRADKLMVIDCPFPVEGFAVGMVWHERCHGHGGQRWIREAIVSLMAHT, encoded by the coding sequence ATGGATACCAAGCGCCTGGATCTCAATTTACTGGTCACTCTTGAGACGCTGCTCGTGGAGCAGAACGTGACGAAGGCGGCCGCTCGCCTGAATCTGAGCCAACCGGCGGTGAGTGCCCAGCTAAACCGCCTCAGGCATGAGTTCGACGACCCACTGCTGATTCCTGCACAGCGAGGAATGACGCCGACCGCTAAAGCAATGGAGTTGCTCGACCCCTTGCGCCAGGCCCTTGACCAAGTTCGAGCCACGGTTGTTTCCCATAGGAACTTCGACCCGGCTGAAGCCAAGCTAACCGTCTCTATCGCCTGTACAGATTATCTGCAGGCGGTGGTGGTCAAGCCGCTCGTCGTGGAACTCAGGATGCGGGCACCCGGAGTTCGTGTCGCGCTGCGCAATCTCGACGTGCCGCAGTTGGACGCGCAGATGGCGCGGGGTGATGTGGATCTGGCGCTCATGACGCCGCAGGCCGCTTCGCCGAGTCTTCGTACTCGACACCTGTTTAACGAGCGCTATGTGCTCATTGGCCGACGGAAGCATCCGAGACTACGAGAGGGAATCACGGTCGAGGAGTTTGCTGAGATGGACCAGGTAATTGTTTCCTTGGACGGCGGTGGTTTTGTGACGCCAGTGGACAGCGCTTTGGCTGACCTCGGACACAGACGCAATGCGGTGTTATCTGCAGCCTCATTCTTGTTCGTTCCTGAGATCGTGTCTTACTCGGACTTCGTTGCCCTTGTTCCAGAACGTCTCGTACGCGACCGTGCCGACAAGCTCATGGTAATAGACTGCCCATTTCCCGTCGAAGGTTTCGCAGTGGGAATGGTGTGGCACGAGCGTTGTCACGGACACGGCGGCCAACGCTGGATCCGGGAGGCTATTGTGTCGCTGATGGCGCACACATAA
- a CDS encoding calcium-binding protein — protein MATLEGGAYDDVLFGSRFDDFIHAHGGDDVVFGGKGGDSIFGDDGNDLLFGEKGNDVLFGGNGSDTLLGEHGADVLNGDDGNDVLLGGAGKDELSGGAGDDTLIGGAGADTLSGGAGEDAFVFTGGGGNDVVLDFTPGEDILQISSGINGQDIQSPDDLASRVTQVGDNVVVDLGHGDSVTLVNTSSDDVQAHPDSYFTVH, from the coding sequence ATGGCTACTCTAGAAGGTGGCGCCTACGACGACGTCTTGTTTGGCTCCCGTTTTGACGATTTCATCCACGCCCATGGCGGCGATGACGTTGTCTTTGGTGGTAAAGGAGGCGACTCGATATTTGGCGACGATGGCAACGATCTGTTGTTTGGCGAAAAAGGCAATGATGTCCTCTTCGGCGGCAATGGATCCGACACCCTCCTCGGCGAGCATGGGGCTGACGTCCTCAACGGCGACGACGGTAACGATGTCCTCCTCGGCGGCGCCGGGAAGGATGAACTGTCAGGCGGCGCAGGCGATGATACGCTTATTGGCGGCGCCGGGGCCGATACGCTCTCCGGGGGCGCAGGTGAGGATGCGTTCGTGTTCACGGGCGGCGGCGGCAATGACGTCGTGCTCGATTTTACCCCTGGTGAAGACATCCTCCAGATCTCCAGTGGTATTAACGGCCAGGATATTCAGTCGCCGGATGACTTGGCTTCCCGTGTCACGCAGGTTGGCGACAATGTCGTCGTCGACCTGGGTCATGGCGACTCGGTCACTCTGGTGAACACCAGCTCAGATGATGTTCAGGCTCACCCGGACAGTTATTTCACCGTACACTGA
- a CDS encoding NmrA/HSCARG family protein, giving the protein MIQADTTKPLITVVGASSKQGRSVAEALLDSGRYRVRALTRRRDSQPAQILAQKGAEVVVAPLELGMEAELTAAMSGSYGAFLMTPPIVKVPPEELELTLGMELANAAVAAGVEHVVFSGLENVEARTSGTKWAPHFTDKAKVEDYIRSLPVRSSFVYLAFYYTNFLEYYVPQRGADGITFAIYLPPHIPMPFCDPLTAAGPAVREIFDHPTQYAGKTLPVIGEFLSAQEMVDTFVRVTGQRAHYASAYSREDLLRHFPNFAADEHLVRELVGMVEYAVEYGYYAPDRDLMWSRKIDPHALTWEQFVKHSNWQGDLLSYAATSEAELLST; this is encoded by the coding sequence ATGATCCAAGCCGATACCACCAAACCTCTGATCACTGTTGTCGGTGCCTCGAGCAAGCAAGGCCGCAGTGTCGCCGAGGCCCTGCTCGACAGTGGGCGCTACCGGGTGCGTGCCCTGACGCGCCGCCGCGATAGCCAGCCCGCGCAAATCTTGGCGCAGAAGGGCGCCGAGGTCGTGGTGGCACCCCTTGAACTCGGCATGGAAGCCGAGCTAACCGCGGCCATGAGCGGCTCGTACGGAGCGTTCTTGATGACGCCGCCGATCGTCAAGGTGCCGCCGGAGGAACTCGAGCTTACCCTCGGCATGGAATTGGCTAACGCGGCGGTGGCCGCTGGCGTCGAACATGTGGTTTTCAGCGGGCTCGAAAATGTCGAAGCGCGTACCAGCGGCACGAAGTGGGCGCCGCACTTCACCGACAAGGCGAAGGTGGAGGACTACATTCGCAGCTTGCCCGTTCGCAGTTCGTTCGTGTACCTGGCGTTTTACTACACCAACTTCCTAGAATACTATGTGCCCCAGCGCGGGGCGGACGGCATAACGTTCGCCATATACTTGCCGCCGCATATACCCATGCCGTTCTGTGATCCGCTCACTGCCGCCGGACCGGCGGTGCGCGAGATTTTCGATCACCCGACGCAATACGCCGGCAAAACCCTACCAGTGATCGGCGAGTTTCTCTCGGCGCAAGAAATGGTGGACACTTTTGTGCGGGTCACCGGGCAGCGGGCGCACTATGCCTCCGCTTACTCTCGCGAAGACTTGTTGCGCCACTTTCCGAATTTTGCCGCCGACGAGCATCTCGTGCGCGAATTGGTGGGCATGGTGGAATACGCTGTCGAGTATGGCTATTACGCCCCCGACCGCGACCTGATGTGGAGTCGGAAAATCGATCCGCATGCGTTGACTTGGGAGCAATTTGTGAAACATAGCAATTGGCAAGGCGACCTGCTGTCCTATGCCGCCACCTCTGAGGCGGAGCTTTTGTCGACGTGA
- a CDS encoding transglutaminase family protein, with translation MTIFSVRHITVYRYLRPVNFGEHRLMFRPRDSYDQRLLCASLMVDPQPGDVRWIHDVFGNCVTLVEIPVRASELRFETRIRLDHTPQAAPDLQIDAEALTYPFNYSSDEIADLACTIERQYLDDDDEVGRWARQFVHVGRPTDTGALLMTLCYAIHESFAYARRLETGTQPPLITLRLRRGTCRDFALLMIEAVRSLGLAARFVTGYVYVAERDGSDTRGGGSTHAWCQVYLPGAGWVEFDPTNGIVGNRDLIRVAVARQPRQAIPLTGSYGGVASDYAGMSVQVNVTTDGTNQVFDEQLGVPTEPSEAVSVHP, from the coding sequence ATGACTATTTTTTCCGTAAGGCACATAACGGTCTATCGTTACCTGAGACCGGTGAACTTCGGCGAACATCGGCTGATGTTCCGGCCTCGGGACAGCTACGACCAGAGGCTCCTCTGCGCAAGCCTGATGGTGGATCCGCAACCCGGTGATGTTCGCTGGATCCACGACGTCTTCGGCAATTGTGTCACGCTTGTTGAAATTCCTGTCCGGGCCTCTGAGTTACGCTTCGAAACCCGCATCCGCCTTGACCATACACCCCAGGCGGCCCCGGATCTTCAGATAGACGCCGAAGCTCTAACCTATCCTTTCAACTACAGTTCGGACGAAATCGCGGATCTTGCGTGCACCATCGAGCGTCAGTACCTCGACGACGATGACGAAGTCGGGCGGTGGGCCCGGCAATTTGTCCATGTTGGCCGACCGACCGACACCGGTGCCCTGTTGATGACCTTGTGCTATGCCATTCACGAGAGCTTTGCCTATGCGCGTCGGCTGGAGACCGGAACCCAGCCGCCGCTGATCACCTTGCGGCTACGGCGCGGTACATGTCGCGATTTTGCGCTGTTGATGATAGAGGCGGTGCGATCGCTTGGCCTGGCGGCGCGCTTTGTCACCGGATACGTCTATGTTGCCGAACGCGACGGGTCGGACACGCGCGGCGGCGGATCCACCCATGCCTGGTGTCAGGTCTATCTTCCTGGCGCTGGATGGGTGGAGTTCGATCCGACCAATGGCATTGTCGGCAATCGGGATCTGATCCGGGTCGCGGTTGCTCGCCAACCGCGACAGGCCATCCCGCTAACGGGAAGCTACGGCGGCGTTGCCTCGGATTATGCGGGAATGTCCGTGCAAGTAAACGTGACGACGGACGGCACCAATCAAGTTTTCGATGAGCAGCTCGGCGTGCCAACGGAACCGTCCGAGGCGGTCAGCGTTCATCCCTAG
- a CDS encoding malonate--CoA ligase has protein sequence MSNHLFDAMRAAAPGDAPFIRIDSTRTWTYNDALSLSGRIASAMDTLGIRPGDRVAVQVEKSAEALILYLACLRSGAVYLPLNTAYTLAELDYFIGDAEPRLVVVSSVARGGVEKIAKPHSAIVETLDANGTGSLLDLARDEPADFVNASRSADDLAAILYTSGTTGRSKGAMLTHGNLLSNALTLRDVWHVTAEDRLIHALPIFHTHGLFVATNVTLLAGASMFLLSKFDPEVVVSLMPQATMLMGVPTFYVRLLQIPRLDREAVANIRLFISGSAPLLAETHTEFQARTGHAILERYGMTETNMNTSNPYEGRRIAGTVGFPLPGVTVRVTDPATGAVLLPEETGMIEIMGPNVFKGYWRMPEKTAAEFTADGFFISGDLGKIDGQGYVHIVGRSKDLVISGGYNIYPKEVESEIDQIDGVAESAVIGVPHPDFGEGLTAIVVCKPGVVLDEKAIVGALQDRLARYKQPKCIIFAEDLPRNTMGKVQKNLLRHKYADLYART, from the coding sequence GTGAGCAACCATCTTTTCGATGCCATGCGGGCCGCCGCGCCCGGTGACGCACCGTTCATCCGGATCGATAGCACTCGCACATGGACCTACAATGACGCGCTTTCTCTTTCCGGCCGCATTGCCAGTGCGATGGACACGCTCGGCATTCGCCCCGGCGACCGAGTTGCGGTGCAAGTCGAGAAAAGCGCCGAGGCCCTGATCCTTTATCTCGCCTGCCTTCGAAGCGGCGCGGTCTACCTGCCGCTCAACACCGCCTATACGCTGGCTGAGCTTGATTATTTTATTGGTGATGCCGAGCCGCGTTTGGTGGTTGTTTCGTCGGTTGCTCGGGGGGGCGTCGAGAAAATCGCGAAGCCTCACAGCGCGATCGTCGAAACGCTCGACGCCAATGGCACCGGCTCATTGCTTGACCTCGCACGCGATGAGCCGGCCGACTTTGTCAATGCCTCGCGCTCTGCAGACGATCTGGCTGCGATCCTCTACACGTCGGGAACGACAGGACGCTCCAAGGGGGCGATGCTCACTCACGGGAATCTGCTCTCGAACGCCCTGACCTTGCGAGACGTTTGGCACGTCACCGCCGAAGATCGACTGATCCATGCCTTGCCGATCTTCCACACGCATGGGCTGTTCGTCGCCACGAACGTCACACTGCTCGCCGGCGCCTCGATGTTCCTGCTGTCGAAGTTCGACCCGGAAGTGGTGGTGTCCCTGATGCCGCAGGCAACAATGCTAATGGGCGTGCCCACCTTCTATGTGCGCCTCCTGCAAATCCCGCGCCTCGACAGAGAGGCGGTAGCCAATATCCGCCTCTTCATTTCCGGTTCGGCTCCACTGCTTGCCGAAACACATACCGAGTTTCAGGCACGCACCGGTCACGCGATCCTTGAGCGCTACGGCATGACAGAAACCAATATGAACACTTCGAATCCCTACGAGGGGAGACGGATTGCCGGAACGGTCGGCTTCCCACTGCCGGGCGTGACAGTGCGCGTAACCGACCCCGCCACCGGCGCGGTGCTGCTGCCGGAAGAAACCGGCATGATCGAGATCATGGGGCCGAACGTCTTCAAGGGCTATTGGCGTATGCCGGAAAAGACCGCGGCCGAATTTACCGCAGATGGGTTCTTCATCAGCGGCGATCTCGGTAAGATCGACGGACAAGGTTATGTCCACATCGTCGGCCGCAGCAAAGACCTGGTGATTTCGGGCGGATACAACATCTATCCGAAGGAGGTTGAAAGTGAGATCGACCAGATCGACGGTGTTGCCGAGAGCGCTGTGATCGGTGTTCCGCATCCCGACTTCGGCGAAGGCCTCACCGCCATCGTCGTGTGCAAGCCCGGCGTCGTCCTGGATGAAAAGGCCATAGTCGGCGCCCTCCAGGATCGTCTCGCGCGCTACAAACAGCCCAAGTGCATCATCTTCGCCGAGGACCTGCCACGCAACACGATGGGCAAGGTCCAGAAGAACCTTCTGCGGCACAAATACGCCGACCTTTACGCCAGAACGTGA